In the genome of Oncorhynchus mykiss isolate Arlee chromosome 18, USDA_OmykA_1.1, whole genome shotgun sequence, one region contains:
- the LOC110495758 gene encoding transformer-2 protein homolog alpha isoform X2, producing the protein MSNRRRHIGNRANPDPNCCLGVFGLSLYTTERDLRDVFSKYGPLADVSIVYDQQSRRSRGFAFVYFEVREDANEAKERANGMELDGRRIRVDFSITKRPHTPTPGIYMGRPTYGGGGGSSSGGGGGGGGGSGGPSSSSSRRSSKDYDRGGDRGYERGYDRGYDRYDDRECYRSYRRRSPSPYYSRGAYRSRSRSRSYSPRHY; encoded by the exons ATGTCCAACCGCCGCAGGCACATTGGCAaccgg GCCAACCCGGACCCGAACTGCTGCCTGGGTGTGTTTGGTCTGAGCCTgtacaccacagagagagacctgagagaCGTGTTCTCCAAGTACGGCCCCCTGGCTGACGTCAGCATCGTCTACGACCAGCAGTCACGACGCTCCCGCGGCTTCGCCTTCGTCTACTTCGAAGTCCGGGAGGACGCCAATGAG gCTAAGGAGAGGGCTAATGGAATGGAGTTGGATGGGCGGAGGATCAGGGTCGATTTCTCCATCACCAAACGACCACACACTCCTACCCCTGGGATATATATGGGACGGCCCACATA TGGTGGCGGCGGCGGCAGCAGCAGCGGAggcggtggtggaggaggaggaggaagtggcgGCCCCAGCTCAAGCTCATCTCGCCGTAGCTCGAAGGATTACGACCGCGGCGGTGACCGTGGTTACGAAAGAGGCTATGACCGTGGCTACGATCGCTATGACGACCGAGAGTGCTACAGGTCCTACAG aCGCAGGTCTCCGTCCCCGTACTACAGCCGAGGGGCCTACCGGTCTCGCTCCCGCTCGCGGTCTTACTCCCCAC GCCACTACTGa
- the LOC110495758 gene encoding transformer-2 protein homolog alpha isoform X1 gives MSDNEKDFGERDSRSASRSVSPRGSGKSASRSPAHSPARSKDGSRHSRSKSHSRSRSKSRSRSHRSSRRHYSRSRSRSHRRRSRSRSRSGEYRRRRSHSHSPMSNRRRHIGNRANPDPNCCLGVFGLSLYTTERDLRDVFSKYGPLADVSIVYDQQSRRSRGFAFVYFEVREDANEAKERANGMELDGRRIRVDFSITKRPHTPTPGIYMGRPTYGGGGGSSSGGGGGGGGGSGGPSSSSSRRSSKDYDRGGDRGYERGYDRGYDRYDDRECYRSYRRRSPSPYYSRGAYRSRSRSRSYSPRHY, from the exons ATGAGCGACAACGAAAAGGATTTTGGCGAGCGG GACTCGCGGTCCGCTTCCAGGAGTGTGAGCCCAAGGGGTTCTGGGAAGTCTGCCAGCCGCTCCCCGGCCCATTCCCCAGCCCGCTCCAAAGATGGCTCCAGACACTCCAGGTCTAAGTCCCACTCCCGATCCCGCTCCAAGTCCAG GTCTCGTTCCCACAGAAGCTCCCGCAGGCATTATTCCCGCTCTCGCTCCCGTTCCCACCGCCGCCGTTCCCGTAGCCGTTCCCGAAGCGGGGAATACCGCCGCCGTCGGAGCCACAGCCACTCCCCCATGTCCAACCGCCGCAGGCACATTGGCAaccgg GCCAACCCGGACCCGAACTGCTGCCTGGGTGTGTTTGGTCTGAGCCTgtacaccacagagagagacctgagagaCGTGTTCTCCAAGTACGGCCCCCTGGCTGACGTCAGCATCGTCTACGACCAGCAGTCACGACGCTCCCGCGGCTTCGCCTTCGTCTACTTCGAAGTCCGGGAGGACGCCAATGAG gCTAAGGAGAGGGCTAATGGAATGGAGTTGGATGGGCGGAGGATCAGGGTCGATTTCTCCATCACCAAACGACCACACACTCCTACCCCTGGGATATATATGGGACGGCCCACATA TGGTGGCGGCGGCGGCAGCAGCAGCGGAggcggtggtggaggaggaggaggaagtggcgGCCCCAGCTCAAGCTCATCTCGCCGTAGCTCGAAGGATTACGACCGCGGCGGTGACCGTGGTTACGAAAGAGGCTATGACCGTGGCTACGATCGCTATGACGACCGAGAGTGCTACAGGTCCTACAG aCGCAGGTCTCCGTCCCCGTACTACAGCCGAGGGGCCTACCGGTCTCGCTCCCGCTCGCGGTCTTACTCCCCAC GCCACTACTGa
- the LOC118941117 gene encoding pollen-specific leucine-rich repeat extensin-like protein 1, with amino-acid sequence MLPELQQNTVCIGATASPPCPTTTGTSATGVRRTEWNQTEEGEEKFPPPLNHQTQNRLQPLRPPVHNPLSQTQTRLQPLRPPVHNLLSQTQTRLQRLRPPVHNPLSQTQTRLQPLIPPVHNLLSQTQTRLQPLRPPVHNPLSQTPTSGPETSSPQPPQPDTDQTPTPETSSSQPPQPDTDQTPTPETSSSQPPQPDTDQTPTPETSSSQPPQPDTDQTPTPETSSSQPPQPDTDQTPTPETSSSQPPQPDTDQTPTPETSSSQPPHSDTDQTPTPETSSSQPPQPDTDQTPTPETSSSQPPQPDTDQTPTPETSSPQPPQPDPNLWP; translated from the exons ATGTTGCCAGAACTGCAGCAGAATACCGTTTGCATCGGAGCCACAGCCAGTCCCCCATGTCCAACCACCACAGGCACATCGGCAACAGG GGTGCGGAGAACAGAATGGAATCagacagaggaaggagaagagaagtTTCCTCCACCACTGAACCATCAAACACAGAACAGACTCCAACCCCTGAGACCTCCAGTTCACAACCCCCTCAGCCAGACACAGACCAGACTCCAACCCCTGAGACCTCCAGTTCACAACCTCCTCAGCCAGACACAGACCAGACTCCAACGCCTGAGACCTCCAGTTCACAACCCCCTCAGCCAGACACAGACCAGACTCCAACCCCTGATACCTCCAGTTCACAACCTCCTCAGCCAGACACAGACCAGACTCCAACCCCTGAGACCTCCAGTCCACAACCCCCTCAGCCAGACCCCAACCTCTGGCCCTGAGACCTCCAGTCCACAACCCCCTCAGCCAGACACAGACCAGACTCCAACCCCTGAGACCTCCAGTTCACAACCTCCTCAGCCAGACACAGACCAGACTCCAACCCCTGAGACCTCCAGTTCACAACCCCCTCAGCCAGACACAGACCAGACTCCAACGCCTGAGACCTCCAGTTCACAACCCCCTCAGCCAGACACAGACCAGACTCCAACCCCTGAGACCTCCAGTTCACAACCTCCTCAGCCAGACACAGACCAGACTCCAACCCCTGAGACCTCCAGTTCACAACCTCCTCAGCCAGACACAGACCAGACTCCAACGCCTGAGACCTCCAGTTCACAACCCCCTCATTCAGACACAGACCAGACTCCAACGCCTGAGACCTCCAGTTCACAACCTCCTCAGCCAGACACAGACCAGACTCCAACCCCTGAGACCTCCAGTTCACAACCCCCTCAGCCAGACACAGACCAGACTCCAACCCCTGAGACCTCCAGTCCACAACCCCCTCAGCCAGACCCCAACCTCTGGCCCTGA